In the genome of Variibacter gotjawalensis, one region contains:
- a CDS encoding NUDIX hydrolase yields MSAPVPIRPASTLLLLREQQTLEVLMVVRHTAIDFNSGAMVFPGGKIEESDGSDDWKDDTVGWDETPPEERAPRVAAIREAFEESGILLARHGDGREFLGDDAVTAARKDVHDGKRDFRDLVRTHGLKLDFTDLVPYARWVTPAHMHKRFDTFFYLAVAPAEQLAICDGHETVEAEWLSPSAALEQARDGKRTLVFPTRLNLKMLAESATVDAAIAASRTRTIVSVEPFVETRGDAKYLCIRDDAGYGAVSELIPRKPKQ; encoded by the coding sequence TTGTCCGCACCTGTTCCGATTCGGCCGGCTTCGACGCTGCTTCTGCTGCGCGAGCAGCAGACGCTCGAAGTTCTGATGGTCGTTCGCCATACGGCGATCGACTTCAACTCCGGCGCAATGGTTTTCCCTGGCGGAAAGATTGAAGAGTCCGACGGCAGCGACGACTGGAAGGACGACACGGTCGGTTGGGACGAGACCCCGCCCGAGGAGCGCGCCCCACGCGTCGCGGCGATCCGCGAAGCCTTCGAAGAATCCGGCATTCTGCTCGCCCGCCACGGTGACGGCCGAGAGTTCCTCGGTGATGATGCCGTGACGGCGGCGCGCAAGGACGTCCACGACGGCAAGCGCGACTTCCGTGACCTCGTGCGCACGCACGGACTGAAGCTCGACTTCACCGACCTCGTCCCCTACGCGCGTTGGGTCACGCCCGCGCACATGCACAAACGCTTCGACACGTTCTTCTACCTCGCGGTCGCGCCGGCTGAGCAGCTCGCGATCTGCGACGGGCACGAAACGGTCGAGGCCGAATGGCTCTCGCCCTCCGCCGCGCTGGAGCAGGCGCGCGACGGCAAACGCACACTCGTCTTCCCGACGCGCCTCAATCTGAAGATGCTCGCCGAAAGCGCGACCGTCGATGCTGCCATCGCGGCGTCACGGACGCGCACGATCGTCAGCGTCGAGCCGTTCGTCGAAACGCGCGGCGATGCGAAGTATCTCTGCATCCGCGATGATGCAGGCTACGGCGCCGTGTCGGAACTTATCCCGCGCAAGCCGAAACAATAA
- a CDS encoding cation diffusion facilitator family transporter, protein MHGGHDHGHASKAGQHRGRLVGALLLTTGYMVAEVVGGLITGSLALLADAAHMLTDAGGLALALIAIRFAERDPTPQKTYGYLRAEILAALANATVLLLLTAFILYEAYRRFVDPPEILGWPMLLVASVGLVVNLISMKLLAAGSSESINVKGAYFEVFADMLGSVGVIIAAIIVMTTGWTLADPIIGAAIGLFIVPRTWRLLMQAVHILLEGVPSEIDLVRLSDALKELSDVRAVHDLHVWTITSGMDSLCCHLVVDDMADAKRILRAARTMLHTEFSLDHVTIQIEDEELRAEEPVLKV, encoded by the coding sequence ATGCACGGCGGGCATGATCACGGCCACGCTTCGAAAGCCGGTCAACATCGCGGCCGGCTCGTCGGCGCGCTGCTGCTGACGACCGGGTATATGGTCGCCGAGGTCGTCGGCGGCTTGATCACGGGATCGCTCGCTCTTCTTGCCGACGCGGCGCATATGCTGACCGATGCCGGCGGTCTCGCGCTGGCGCTGATCGCGATCCGTTTCGCCGAGCGTGACCCGACACCGCAAAAGACATACGGCTATCTGCGTGCCGAGATTTTGGCGGCGCTCGCGAATGCGACCGTGCTGCTGCTGCTCACCGCGTTCATCCTCTACGAAGCGTATCGCCGCTTTGTCGATCCGCCGGAGATTCTCGGTTGGCCGATGCTGCTGGTCGCCAGCGTCGGCCTTGTCGTCAATCTCATCTCGATGAAGCTGCTCGCGGCAGGATCGTCGGAGAGCATCAACGTCAAAGGAGCATACTTCGAAGTTTTCGCCGACATGCTCGGTTCGGTCGGCGTCATCATTGCGGCGATCATTGTGATGACGACCGGATGGACGCTCGCGGATCCAATCATCGGCGCGGCGATCGGGCTCTTCATCGTGCCGCGCACGTGGCGACTGCTGATGCAGGCCGTGCACATTTTGCTCGAAGGTGTGCCGTCGGAAATCGATCTCGTGCGACTGAGTGACGCGCTGAAGGAACTTTCCGACGTGCGCGCGGTGCACGATCTGCACGTGTGGACGATTACGTCCGGCATGGATTCTTTATGTTGCCATCTTGTCGTCGACGATATGGCGGACGCGAAAAGAATTCTCCGCGCTGCGCGCACAATGCTGCACACGGAGTTCTCGCTCGATCACGTCACGATTCAGATCGAAGACGAAGAATTGCGCGCCGAAGAGCCGGTGTTGAAAGTCTGA